A single Pararhizobium sp. A13 DNA region contains:
- a CDS encoding sugar ABC transporter permease, whose protein sequence is MGVVSKSKWQQIGMLAPAMIVLGVIIATPFALSLWFSFTDQRLVPRPVPTQFVGLRNYERILADPLFWQAIGNTLQFAVLVVPFQLSISLGAALILNARIPFRPAVRAIAIVPLLLPMTVIVAIWAVLFRIPNGPLNAAWQFFAGEGQYVDWIGSSSTAMVAMVVLSAWATFPYQMLIYLAGLQDISEELYEASRIDGANAWQRFWNVTWPGLRNVNIFLLVITTIGALKLFTQVSILTKGGPNGSTTTIIYYLFQQGYATQKVGSASAVAVIFFLAVSAIALFQRHVFKNEGEM, encoded by the coding sequence GTGGGCGTCGTGAGCAAATCAAAGTGGCAGCAGATTGGGATGTTGGCGCCGGCGATGATTGTGCTGGGTGTGATAATCGCCACACCCTTTGCCCTCTCCCTGTGGTTCTCGTTCACCGATCAACGGTTGGTGCCACGGCCGGTGCCGACCCAGTTTGTTGGGCTGCGTAATTACGAACGCATCCTAGCCGATCCGCTGTTCTGGCAGGCGATAGGCAACACTCTGCAATTTGCCGTTCTTGTCGTGCCGTTCCAGTTATCGATTTCGCTTGGGGCGGCTTTGATCCTGAACGCGCGCATTCCGTTCCGGCCCGCCGTGCGTGCGATTGCCATCGTGCCGCTGCTCTTACCGATGACGGTGATCGTCGCGATCTGGGCCGTGCTTTTTCGCATTCCGAATGGCCCGCTCAATGCGGCGTGGCAGTTTTTCGCTGGTGAAGGCCAATACGTCGATTGGATCGGTTCCTCGTCCACCGCCATGGTGGCCATGGTCGTGCTATCGGCCTGGGCGACCTTCCCTTATCAAATGCTGATCTATCTCGCCGGTCTTCAGGACATTTCCGAGGAGCTTTACGAGGCGTCCCGCATTGACGGTGCCAATGCCTGGCAACGCTTCTGGAACGTGACCTGGCCGGGCCTGCGCAACGTCAATATCTTCCTGCTGGTCATCACGACGATCGGCGCGCTGAAGCTCTTCACCCAGGTTTCGATCCTAACCAAGGGTGGGCCGAACGGCTCGACCACAACGATCATCTACTACCTGTTCCAGCAGGGCTACGCGACGCAGAAGGTCGGGTCTGCCTCGGCCGTCGCCGTCATCTTCTTCTTGGCCGTCTCCGCGATCGCTTTGTTTCAGCGCCATGTCTTCAAAAATGAGGGAGAGATGTGA
- a CDS encoding ATP-dependent helicase — protein sequence MVATYLEKLNNQQRSAVMHGVTHVGSHVASPLLIIAGAGSGKTNTLAHRVAHLIVNGADPRRILLMTFSRRAAAEMSRRVERICRQVLGANAAVMTDALAWAGTFHGIGARLLRIYAEQIGLNVDFTIHDREDSADLMNLSRHELGLSKTDSRFPTKGTCLSIYSRTVNSEAPLKEVLRKHYPWVAGWEEHLKRLFAAYVDAKQAQSVLDYDDLLLYWAQIVRDPELAEDIGDRFDHVLVDEYQDTNRLQSSVLLALKPGGRGLTVVGDDAQSIYSFRAATVRNILDFPKEFSPAAEVITLDRNYRSTQPILAAANGVIDLARERFTKNLWTDRQSAERPKLLTVKDENDQANYIVEQVLENREAGMTLKQQAVLFRASSHSGPLEVELTRRNIPFVKFGGLKFLDSAHVKDMLAILRFAQNPRDRVAGFRLLQFLPGVGPQTAARILDAIATDPEPLMALLEIPAPPRAGDDWQSLAKLLVGLGKANAGWPAEITQAREWYEPHFDRIHEDAETRKADLLQLEQIAAGYPSRERFLTELTLDPPDATSDQAGVPLLDEDYLILSTIHSAKGQEWRSVFMLNVVDGCIPSDLGTGTTDDIEEERRLLYVGMTRAKDSLTLVTPQRFFTGGQNAQGDRHVYASRTRFIPATLLQFFETATWPVVNAAAAERSARQIRIDVAARMRTMWK from the coding sequence TTGGTCGCGACCTACCTGGAAAAACTGAATAATCAGCAGCGCAGTGCTGTCATGCACGGGGTGACGCATGTCGGTAGCCACGTCGCGTCCCCTCTCCTGATCATTGCGGGTGCCGGTTCGGGAAAGACCAATACGCTGGCACACCGCGTGGCTCACCTTATCGTCAATGGTGCCGATCCTCGTCGCATCTTGCTGATGACGTTCTCTCGTCGCGCGGCCGCCGAGATGTCGAGAAGGGTCGAGCGCATCTGTCGCCAGGTTCTGGGAGCGAACGCCGCAGTCATGACCGATGCGCTTGCCTGGGCCGGGACGTTCCATGGAATCGGAGCGCGTCTTCTTCGGATCTACGCCGAGCAGATCGGACTCAATGTCGACTTCACCATCCACGACCGCGAAGACTCGGCCGACCTGATGAATCTGTCCCGCCACGAGCTGGGTCTTTCCAAAACAGACAGCCGCTTTCCGACCAAGGGCACATGCCTCTCCATCTACTCTCGCACGGTAAACTCTGAGGCTCCACTCAAAGAGGTGCTTCGCAAGCACTACCCTTGGGTCGCCGGATGGGAAGAGCATTTGAAGCGGCTCTTTGCGGCTTATGTGGACGCCAAACAGGCGCAGAGCGTCTTGGACTACGACGACCTTCTTCTCTACTGGGCACAGATAGTCAGAGACCCCGAGCTCGCCGAGGACATCGGCGACCGCTTCGACCACGTGCTGGTGGATGAATATCAGGACACCAATCGCCTGCAGTCCTCGGTCCTGTTGGCCTTGAAGCCGGGCGGCCGCGGCCTGACCGTCGTCGGTGACGATGCGCAGTCCATCTATTCGTTCCGTGCAGCCACTGTTCGAAACATCCTCGATTTCCCGAAGGAGTTCAGTCCCGCCGCGGAGGTCATCACCCTCGATCGAAACTATCGTTCGACCCAGCCGATCCTTGCTGCCGCCAATGGCGTTATCGACCTGGCGCGCGAGCGCTTCACCAAGAACCTCTGGACCGACAGACAGTCGGCGGAGCGGCCGAAGCTGTTGACAGTCAAGGATGAGAACGACCAGGCGAACTACATCGTCGAACAAGTGCTGGAGAACCGCGAAGCCGGCATGACGCTCAAGCAGCAGGCTGTCCTCTTCCGCGCCTCGAGCCATAGCGGCCCGCTGGAAGTGGAACTGACGCGCCGAAACATCCCATTCGTCAAATTCGGTGGCCTCAAGTTCCTGGACAGCGCCCATGTAAAAGACATGCTAGCAATTCTGAGGTTCGCTCAAAACCCGCGCGACCGCGTCGCCGGCTTTCGGCTGCTACAGTTTCTACCCGGCGTCGGACCCCAGACGGCTGCCAGGATTCTCGATGCGATTGCCACAGACCCCGAGCCTTTGATGGCGCTTCTGGAAATTCCAGCTCCGCCACGCGCTGGTGACGATTGGCAGTCTTTGGCGAAGCTTCTTGTGGGTCTAGGAAAAGCCAATGCCGGCTGGCCCGCCGAAATCACTCAGGCGCGCGAGTGGTACGAACCCCACTTTGACCGAATCCATGAGGATGCCGAGACACGAAAGGCGGACCTGCTTCAGCTTGAGCAAATTGCGGCGGGATATCCGAGCCGGGAGCGTTTCCTCACCGAGTTGACCTTGGATCCGCCGGACGCCACGAGTGATCAGGCAGGCGTGCCGCTCCTCGATGAGGACTATCTCATTCTTTCCACTATCCATTCCGCCAAAGGGCAGGAATGGCGGTCCGTTTTTATGCTGAACGTCGTCGACGGGTGCATCCCCTCTGATCTCGGAACCGGCACCACGGATGACATCGAGGAAGAGCGCCGGCTGCTCTACGTCGGCATGACGCGGGCGAAAGACAGCCTGACGCTGGTCACGCCCCAACGGTTCTTCACGGGCGGCCAGAACGCGCAGGGTGACCGCCACGTGTATGCGTCGCGAACCCGCTTCATTCCAGCGACACTTCTTCAGTTCTTCGAAACGGCAACGTGGCCCGTTGTGAACGCCGCCGCCGCCGAACGGAGTGCCCGACAGATCCGTATCGATGTCGCCGCAAGGATGCGGACGATGTGGAAATAG
- a CDS encoding glycoside hydrolase family 32 protein encodes MVQDIYRPRFHFAPAKGWMNDPNGLIRLGDSWHLFYQHDPDSISHGPMHWGHAVSRDLVTWEHLPVALAPDELGCCFSGSAIRTPDGEVKLFYTSHRVDANGRDDQHQCLVHADADLAHFVRDAKHPVLSNRGENAFRDPKVIWHDEGKRWIMLITLGQSIAFYSSTNLTEWVFESVFGNHGRRHHNHPWECPDLVRLATPDGETAWVLIVGIGGYGFAAGSGTQYFVGDFDGSRFINANAPELELWADFGRDYYAAQCFFDDSDAPPVMLAWASNWDYAKQTPAKAFRGVMSLPRMLGLERGPDGLRLVQTVPEFVRSAFDTLTPGDHAITSGTFRIVGELEHHEGQETALHLFGADLPQFRIVEVEGKRWLHIFRQEHWAEAAVSEAFFSDYAVDLPQGSLDFEVYVDNGLVELGLCRGRVWVTMQHFPADPQGAVRLVTHRTVSNCAAE; translated from the coding sequence ATGGTCCAAGACATTTACCGCCCCCGTTTTCATTTCGCCCCGGCCAAGGGATGGATGAACGACCCGAACGGCTTGATCCGGCTCGGGGACAGTTGGCACCTGTTCTACCAGCATGATCCTGACAGCATCAGCCACGGACCGATGCATTGGGGGCACGCGGTCAGCCGCGATCTCGTGACATGGGAGCATCTGCCGGTTGCTCTTGCTCCTGATGAGCTCGGCTGTTGTTTCTCCGGCTCGGCGATCCGCACCCCGGACGGTGAGGTCAAGCTGTTCTACACCTCACACCGTGTGGATGCGAACGGTCGCGACGATCAGCACCAGTGCCTCGTGCATGCGGATGCCGATCTGGCGCATTTCGTCCGCGATGCCAAGCATCCTGTTCTAAGCAATAGGGGCGAGAATGCATTCCGTGATCCAAAAGTGATCTGGCATGACGAGGGCAAGCGCTGGATCATGCTGATCACTCTGGGACAGTCGATTGCCTTCTACAGCTCCACCAACCTCACGGAATGGGTCTTCGAAAGCGTCTTCGGTAATCATGGGCGGCGTCATCACAATCATCCGTGGGAGTGCCCGGACTTGGTCCGCCTAGCGACCCCGGACGGCGAAACTGCTTGGGTCTTGATCGTTGGTATCGGGGGGTATGGTTTCGCAGCAGGTTCCGGTACCCAGTATTTTGTGGGCGATTTTGACGGAAGTCGCTTCATCAACGCGAATGCGCCTGAACTCGAACTCTGGGCAGATTTCGGTCGCGATTACTATGCGGCCCAGTGCTTTTTTGATGACAGCGACGCGCCGCCCGTGATGCTTGCCTGGGCCTCGAACTGGGACTATGCGAAGCAAACGCCGGCAAAGGCCTTTCGCGGGGTTATGTCCTTACCCAGAATGCTGGGGCTCGAACGCGGCCCTGATGGCCTCCGTCTTGTGCAAACCGTTCCTGAGTTTGTCCGTTCAGCATTCGATACACTCACACCGGGTGACCATGCCATAACTTCTGGCACCTTCCGCATCGTGGGCGAGCTCGAACACCACGAAGGCCAGGAAACGGCCCTGCATCTGTTTGGTGCCGATCTGCCGCAGTTCCGCATCGTCGAAGTCGAGGGCAAGCGGTGGCTGCATATCTTTCGGCAGGAGCACTGGGCGGAAGCGGCCGTAAGCGAAGCTTTCTTCTCGGATTATGCCGTGGATCTGCCGCAGGGGAGTCTCGATTTTGAAGTCTACGTTGACAACGGACTGGTGGAACTCGGCCTTTGCCGTGGCCGCGTCTGGGTGACAATGCAGCATTTTCCAGCAGATCCCCAAGGGGCAGTGCGACTTGTCACGCACCGCACCGTTTCCAATTGCGCCGCTGAATAG
- a CDS encoding DUF1778 domain-containing protein: MPISNTSKSPDASVPLNIRIKPATRNLIDRAAEVLGKTRTDFMLEASERRAEEVLLDRTIFTVSSEIYAEYLARLDAPAQPNERLKRTMTTKAPWDEA; this comes from the coding sequence ATGCCCATATCGAACACCAGTAAAAGCCCGGACGCAAGCGTGCCGCTGAATATCCGCATCAAGCCGGCGACCCGCAACCTGATCGACCGTGCGGCCGAGGTGCTTGGAAAGACGCGCACGGATTTCATGCTGGAGGCTTCCGAGCGCCGCGCCGAGGAAGTGCTGCTCGACCGGACCATATTCACGGTTAGCTCCGAAATCTATGCCGAGTACCTTGCCCGCCTCGATGCACCTGCGCAACCAAATGAGCGCCTGAAACGCACTATGACGACCAAAGCGCCGTGGGATGAGGCGTGA
- a CDS encoding extracellular solute-binding protein, with translation MKCFNLTATALVAFLTTSASYAKELTAWVIDGDAEKGYFAQLENAFNASNKDGLTVRLVPVPGYNEAVQAATMSAGLPDVIMLDGPNMASMVWAGTIRPLDPMLEPTILDDLMPAVRAQGTYSPDGKVYFVSPYDSSVLLWGNKAILDAAGIQIPKAIKEAWTAEQFEQVLATLKKQPGIEWPLDVKLNYGAGEWLTYGFSPLVQSNGGDLIDRKTWVAKGVMNSDKNVAVMQRLADWVKDGYVVPASAGDNKFFGEKTAALSWVGNWMWEAHKKGLGDDLVLIPAPAMGAAGPISPNGGWGWAVPTSSTDTDAVSKFLNFAMSTDQVAKYSDMTGYLPARKSAVPLSKRYSEGGEGELFAQQASCCAVVRPIHPAYPVITSSWSQAVANILTGNADVQAELDRAAEKVDQDISDNSGYPPFQQ, from the coding sequence ATGAAATGTTTTAATCTGACCGCTACCGCATTGGTGGCATTTCTCACCACGTCTGCATCTTACGCCAAGGAATTGACCGCATGGGTTATCGATGGCGACGCGGAAAAGGGGTATTTCGCTCAGCTCGAGAACGCTTTCAATGCGTCCAACAAGGACGGACTGACCGTCCGCCTCGTGCCGGTTCCGGGCTACAATGAAGCTGTCCAAGCTGCCACGATGTCGGCCGGCTTGCCCGATGTTATCATGCTGGACGGTCCGAACATGGCATCGATGGTCTGGGCCGGAACGATCCGGCCGTTGGATCCGATGCTGGAGCCGACGATACTTGACGATCTGATGCCGGCGGTCCGGGCTCAGGGCACTTACAGTCCGGACGGCAAGGTTTATTTCGTCAGCCCATATGACAGTTCGGTTCTTCTCTGGGGCAATAAGGCCATCCTCGACGCAGCTGGAATCCAGATCCCAAAGGCGATCAAGGAAGCCTGGACTGCCGAACAATTCGAGCAGGTACTGGCGACCCTCAAGAAGCAGCCCGGCATTGAATGGCCGCTCGATGTGAAGCTCAATTATGGTGCCGGGGAATGGCTGACCTATGGCTTTTCGCCCTTGGTGCAGTCGAATGGCGGCGACCTGATCGATCGGAAAACCTGGGTGGCCAAGGGCGTAATGAATTCCGACAAGAATGTCGCTGTGATGCAGCGCCTCGCCGATTGGGTGAAGGATGGCTATGTCGTTCCGGCCAGCGCCGGCGACAACAAGTTCTTCGGTGAAAAGACCGCAGCGCTTTCATGGGTCGGCAACTGGATGTGGGAAGCCCACAAGAAGGGCCTTGGCGATGACCTCGTTCTCATTCCAGCGCCGGCCATGGGCGCTGCCGGCCCGATTTCGCCGAATGGCGGCTGGGGTTGGGCAGTTCCGACCAGCTCAACGGATACGGACGCAGTCTCGAAGTTTCTGAACTTCGCGATGTCGACCGATCAAGTTGCGAAATACTCCGATATGACCGGCTACCTTCCCGCCCGCAAGTCGGCGGTTCCGCTTTCAAAGCGCTATAGCGAAGGCGGTGAAGGTGAGCTCTTCGCGCAGCAGGCGTCGTGCTGCGCGGTTGTGCGTCCAATCCATCCGGCCTATCCGGTCATCACCTCGTCCTGGTCTCAGGCCGTGGCCAACATCCTAACCGGGAATGCTGATGTACAAGCCGAGCTGGATCGCGCTGCAGAAAAGGTCGACCAGGACATCTCCGACAACTCTGGCTACCCTCCATTCCAGCAGTAA
- a CDS encoding LysR substrate-binding domain-containing protein has protein sequence MTPRELATQRELPSIEALQPWIKRLLEWRLVQSAERTQATRYEKAETFALIEASRGPYVPTGNSSGLPWETLSRIVRGIVNRSSTSLSDLRNLPLPTLRTFEATARHQSLSKAAAELHLTDSAVSHQLRRLESALGYDLFSKAGRGVVLTEAGEVFAKTVATALQDIFAAALRLSEAGQEGGKLDIACPPMFASGWLAKHLKDFCQDHPSVECHIRLSENQRVHEIADIDIGILFGSGGWPDKWSTLLAPVNITPVCSPMLFNRIGKTITKVLDLRDAMLLHWDDGSEWRRWLAEAGAQDPLIYSRGLYCSDLGMAIDLAINGTGVALVSDTLSASDLTAGTLVAPFPFSIDAFGGWHVVCSPASLQRSSTRLFLRWLLGRFGRGAALDTALAHPADE, from the coding sequence ATGACGCCGCGCGAGCTTGCCACGCAACGCGAGTTGCCTTCGATTGAAGCGTTGCAGCCGTGGATCAAACGGCTGCTGGAATGGCGACTGGTGCAAAGTGCTGAACGGACACAAGCCACCCGTTACGAAAAAGCAGAAACCTTTGCGCTTATCGAGGCTTCGCGCGGGCCATACGTTCCCACGGGTAATAGTAGCGGTTTGCCATGGGAAACGCTTTCAAGGATAGTGCGAGGCATCGTTAACAGAAGTTCAACATCTTTGAGCGATCTTAGAAATCTGCCCCTGCCGACGCTGCGAACCTTTGAGGCGACGGCACGCCACCAAAGCCTGTCGAAGGCCGCAGCAGAACTTCACCTGACCGACAGTGCCGTCAGCCACCAGCTGCGCAGATTAGAAAGCGCGCTCGGCTACGACCTGTTCAGCAAGGCTGGCAGAGGTGTCGTTCTGACCGAAGCGGGCGAGGTCTTTGCCAAGACCGTCGCAACTGCACTTCAGGATATTTTCGCTGCGGCTCTGCGGCTTTCGGAGGCGGGGCAGGAGGGTGGCAAACTCGATATCGCCTGCCCCCCGATGTTTGCAAGCGGCTGGCTCGCCAAGCATCTGAAGGACTTCTGTCAGGACCATCCGAGTGTGGAATGCCATATACGGCTTTCGGAAAACCAGCGGGTTCACGAGATTGCCGACATCGACATCGGCATCCTGTTCGGCAGCGGCGGATGGCCGGACAAGTGGTCGACGCTGCTGGCGCCGGTCAACATCACCCCGGTGTGCAGTCCTATGCTGTTCAACCGGATCGGCAAGACCATCACCAAGGTATTGGACCTGCGCGACGCGATGTTGCTGCACTGGGACGATGGTTCGGAGTGGCGACGATGGCTTGCTGAAGCGGGCGCACAGGACCCGCTCATCTATTCGCGCGGTCTTTATTGCAGCGACCTTGGCATGGCCATCGATCTTGCCATCAACGGCACCGGCGTGGCGCTGGTCAGCGATACGCTCTCGGCATCCGATCTTACGGCGGGAACCCTGGTTGCGCCCTTTCCCTTTTCGATCGATGCGTTCGGTGGCTGGCATGTGGTGTGCAGTCCGGCAAGTTTGCAGCGATCCAGTACCCGCCTTTTCCTGCGCTGGCTACTCGGTCGCTTCGGCCGTGGCGCGGCTCTCGACACAGCGCTTGCTCACCCGGCAGACGAATAA
- a CDS encoding carbohydrate ABC transporter permease, with translation MAAKLASAHPSRLTLVSAGILALGVVLPLMMAVTISLNPDEQAILIEMGTISAFIPHVVSAQNYIEVLTDPVHPFIRYFFNTVLITFSTLILSILFNSMAAFVLAHGTIAGRKVLLALILATLVVPAESLVLPQLMMASWTGLIDSYEVQIIPGVASAMSIFLFYQFFSRLPKELIEAARVDGFSFFQVYRYIAMPLSRPVISAIAVLQFLEIWNSYLWPIMVTRGPEYRPLSVAMSAYFSTNQASWGNIMAFAVCMAIPVVLFFLVIQKQFIASVVSSGVKG, from the coding sequence ATGGCCGCAAAACTCGCCTCCGCTCACCCGTCGCGCCTGACGCTGGTCTCTGCCGGAATCCTGGCCCTGGGTGTCGTGCTGCCGCTGATGATGGCGGTGACGATCAGTCTCAATCCCGACGAACAGGCAATCCTGATCGAAATGGGAACGATCAGCGCCTTCATCCCGCATGTGGTGTCCGCGCAAAATTACATCGAGGTGTTGACCGACCCGGTCCATCCCTTCATCCGTTATTTCTTTAATACGGTGCTGATCACGTTCAGCACACTGATCTTGTCGATCCTATTCAATTCGATGGCGGCCTTCGTGCTGGCTCATGGCACCATCGCTGGCCGCAAGGTGTTGCTTGCCCTGATCCTGGCAACCTTGGTCGTTCCCGCTGAAAGCCTGGTGTTGCCGCAACTGATGATGGCGAGCTGGACGGGGCTGATCGACAGCTACGAGGTCCAAATTATTCCGGGTGTTGCGTCGGCGATGTCTATCTTCCTGTTCTATCAGTTCTTCAGTCGCTTGCCGAAGGAGTTGATAGAAGCCGCACGGGTCGATGGGTTCAGCTTCTTCCAGGTCTATCGCTACATTGCGATGCCGTTGTCGCGTCCAGTCATTTCAGCGATTGCCGTGCTGCAATTCCTTGAGATCTGGAACAGCTATTTGTGGCCGATCATGGTCACGCGGGGCCCGGAATACCGGCCGCTTTCGGTCGCCATGTCCGCTTATTTCAGCACGAACCAGGCATCGTGGGGCAACATCATGGCCTTTGCCGTGTGCATGGCTATTCCGGTCGTCCTGTTTTTCCTCGTCATTCAGAAACAGTTCATTGCAAGCGTCGTCAGTTCCGGCGTGAAAGGCTAA
- a CDS encoding GNAT family N-acetyltransferase → MTLSAPTPLADHHELAEFNAGVPELDDWLRRRARANQAGGASRTFVVCEGNRVIAYYALASGAVKQPEAPGRLRRNMPDPIPVAVLGRLAIDQTYQGCGLGRALVRDAGLRLLHAAEILGIRGVLVHAISDDARAFYEAVGFLPSPSDPMMLMVGLHDLNSALNS, encoded by the coding sequence GTGACCCTCAGCGCACCGACACCGCTGGCCGACCATCACGAGCTGGCGGAATTCAATGCCGGCGTTCCTGAACTGGACGATTGGCTGCGTCGCCGCGCCCGCGCCAATCAGGCAGGCGGCGCATCGCGCACATTCGTCGTGTGCGAGGGCAACCGCGTGATCGCCTATTATGCGCTCGCCTCCGGCGCGGTAAAGCAGCCGGAAGCACCTGGCCGTTTACGGCGCAACATGCCCGATCCGATTCCGGTTGCCGTTCTCGGCCGCCTCGCCATCGACCAGACCTATCAGGGGTGCGGTCTCGGCAGGGCATTGGTGCGCGATGCGGGCCTGCGTCTGCTCCATGCCGCTGAAATCCTCGGTATCCGCGGCGTGCTGGTGCATGCGATTTCCGATGATGCGCGAGCCTTCTACGAGGCGGTCGGTTTTCTGCCTTCGCCGTCCGACCCCATGATGCTGATGGTCGGGCTGCATGATCTGAACAGTGCGCTGAATTCCTGA
- a CDS encoding ABC transporter ATP-binding protein has product MSDVRLTNVRKSFGALDIIPDLTLSIPDGSFTVLVGPSGCGKSTLLRMIAGLEEVTSGLITIGGEDVTYKEPSERGIAMVFQSYALYPHMTVADNIGFGLKLAKLPPAEREARVREAAEILQLTDLMDRKPKALSGGQRQRVAIGRAIVRKPKVFLFDEPLSNLDAALRGQMRIELAELHAKLRATMVYVTHDQVEAMTMADQIVVLRKGSIEQFGVPMELYNSPQTPFVAGFIGSPKMNLVDSARAGFPGADTYGVRPEHVDIVDPANGHWCGTVRYLERLGAESIVLVDVPEMGVVTVREEGEAETAIGQTVGLKVRMNQRHFFRNGKRVSLPV; this is encoded by the coding sequence ATGTCGGATGTTCGCCTCACAAATGTTCGCAAGTCATTCGGTGCCCTCGACATTATTCCCGACCTAACGCTTTCGATTCCTGATGGGTCCTTCACCGTTTTGGTAGGACCGTCCGGTTGTGGCAAGTCGACGCTTTTGCGCATGATCGCCGGGCTCGAAGAAGTCACATCGGGATTGATCACCATTGGTGGCGAGGATGTGACCTACAAGGAGCCGTCGGAACGCGGGATTGCAATGGTCTTCCAGAGCTACGCGCTTTATCCCCACATGACGGTGGCCGACAACATCGGCTTCGGACTGAAGCTCGCAAAGCTACCGCCAGCCGAGAGGGAGGCGCGCGTGCGAGAGGCAGCTGAAATATTGCAGCTAACCGACTTGATGGACCGTAAGCCGAAGGCACTTTCAGGCGGCCAGCGCCAGCGAGTCGCAATTGGTCGCGCCATCGTGCGCAAACCCAAGGTCTTTCTGTTCGACGAACCGCTGTCCAATCTCGATGCGGCGCTTCGCGGCCAGATGCGCATCGAGCTCGCAGAGTTACATGCCAAGCTGCGCGCCACTATGGTTTATGTGACCCATGACCAGGTTGAGGCCATGACCATGGCCGATCAGATCGTTGTGTTGCGCAAGGGCAGCATTGAACAGTTCGGCGTACCAATGGAGCTCTATAACTCTCCACAAACACCGTTTGTTGCTGGCTTCATCGGGTCGCCGAAGATGAACCTCGTTGACAGCGCCCGTGCTGGATTCCCCGGCGCCGACACCTATGGCGTACGACCGGAGCATGTCGACATCGTCGATCCGGCGAATGGACACTGGTGCGGGACCGTCCGCTATCTGGAACGCCTTGGTGCCGAGTCAATTGTTCTCGTCGACGTTCCCGAGATGGGCGTTGTTACCGTCCGCGAGGAGGGCGAGGCAGAGACTGCCATCGGGCAGACTGTCGGCCTGAAGGTCCGGATGAACCAGCGACATTTCTTCCGCAATGGAAAACGGGTCTCACTGCCAGTTTAA
- a CDS encoding LacI family DNA-binding transcriptional regulator, protein MRDLGYEPNIAAQVMRSKKSNVIGFLADGVAMSNSSIDLIRGAQDMAWELGKQMMLFNIDAGGQAKAMAETQLRQFRAEAVIYATVYHRPISISSATPRIMLNCYDPAGQHPAFVPDDQQMALDLMRRVFAKGYSRPFFLNLSDDHDAAILRRQGYLQAGRERGLDLSGRVAPALERTESGHVFVIDEVLTPLLSGERPDILICGQDLMAIDVYLLLEHAGLRVGRDIGVASFDDQILVTHHLRPGLSTVALPYYEMGRTAMEAACAETPPPPVITRVPGTFISRVSF, encoded by the coding sequence ATGCGCGATCTTGGTTATGAGCCCAATATCGCAGCGCAGGTCATGCGAAGCAAGAAAAGCAACGTGATCGGCTTTCTTGCGGACGGCGTTGCGATGTCGAACTCCTCGATCGACCTCATTCGTGGCGCGCAGGACATGGCCTGGGAACTCGGCAAGCAGATGATGCTTTTCAATATCGATGCCGGTGGTCAAGCCAAAGCCATGGCGGAAACGCAACTGCGCCAGTTTCGCGCCGAAGCGGTGATCTATGCGACGGTCTATCATCGGCCGATCAGCATCTCCTCGGCAACGCCGCGCATCATGCTAAATTGTTACGATCCGGCGGGACAGCATCCGGCGTTTGTGCCCGACGACCAACAAATGGCTCTGGATTTGATGCGGCGCGTCTTCGCAAAGGGTTATTCGCGCCCCTTCTTCTTGAATCTCTCAGACGATCACGACGCTGCGATCCTGCGCCGGCAGGGATATCTGCAAGCAGGACGCGAGCGGGGACTAGATCTCTCGGGGCGCGTAGCTCCGGCTCTGGAGAGGACGGAGAGTGGACATGTATTCGTTATCGATGAAGTGCTAACGCCACTTTTGTCGGGGGAGCGGCCCGACATCCTGATCTGCGGACAGGATCTCATGGCGATTGATGTCTATCTCTTGCTGGAACACGCGGGCCTGCGCGTCGGTCGCGATATCGGTGTTGCCAGCTTTGACGATCAGATATTAGTCACCCATCACCTGCGGCCGGGTCTGTCGACCGTGGCTTTGCCCTACTATGAGATGGGCAGGACTGCGATGGAAGCAGCTTGCGCGGAAACCCCTCCGCCACCGGTCATCACCCGGGTACCCGGCACCTTCATCTCCAGGGTGTCGTTCTAG